The Gossypium hirsutum isolate 1008001.06 chromosome A13, Gossypium_hirsutum_v2.1, whole genome shotgun sequence nucleotide sequence GTACTTTGAATTGTCACCGTCGCCGTTGATTTCGCCGTTGCGGGTATCGGAGCAAAACGACAATCCGTTTCGGTGAGGCTCGAGGAGAAGAGGGACGTCTTTTTCCAGCAAATCATCGGGGCCGAACCTGTGAGGTAAAAAATGAGACAAAGGAGCAAATTGCATGTCTTTATCGTTACGATTGTTGATCGTTTTGTTTTCGTTTTCCTTCTCGGTGGCGGTTATGAGGATGTTGACATCGGCGGCGGCGCGTAGCTCTTGGAGGAACTGGCGACAATGACCGCAAGGGGCGGCGGAGACGGCGAGGAACTTGAGACATGGTTCCGCATTGAGGGAAAGGTTGGTGATTAAGAATTGCTCGGCGTGGATGGAATGGTTGAGAGGGAGACCCGGGAATTCCAGATTAACTCCGAAAAAGATCCGACCCGATGAGCCGACCCCGACGGCTCCTACGTGGTAGTTCGAGATTGGCGGACGTGCTAAGGCCTGGGCGGATTTGACCAACGACGGCAGGAGATGGAGCACCGTTTGCCGTGATTGTTTGGCCATTTGTTCTACTTCGGCAGAATCGATTACGAATCTGGGTCGGTCCATGTCGGTAGATGGGTTAATGGGTTGACCCGGTCGGAGACTGTGGGACGAGAGTTCCTTAAAATGAGGACGAAGGTACAAGAGGAAGAGGAAGGCAGTGAGGGAGGCTCATTTATAATGGGGAATCGGTTACagtaactttttttttacttactAACTTTTACTGCTATTACAAACAGTTCTTTTTACTGTATGGGTAGTAAATTTTGGTAGGTCCATATTATTTAGATAGATCCATCAAATCATGGAGACATAACGATATCCTATGcgaaggaaaaaataaaaaacaatatgataaaaaacataaaatacaaaatgtgattattatattattttttcaattaaaattttcgaTAAAAGTATCATAATAGATTTCATTTCGTtccattaataaaaaaatagacaaatcaATCTTTGTACGTTATATCAAAAAAATTTGGCCCATGTTAAAATTGATCTCTATACATCATCATAAGGTAAACTGACACATCACATGCCACTATTTTGGTCCATGTTAataccaatttactctttaatctggCATAGAAAAAGTATTTTGTCTATATTTCAGTAGATGGAacaaaaaacaatttaatttttaatacaagAGTCTCGATTATATCTGCTCATTTTGACACGATGTCTAGAACTACTTGTAACTCctcctcaacccttaaataggaagataatgcgcttcaggGCACTCGAACCAACGTCCTCCTACATTAGCTACAATGTCTATGCCGTTCGAACTAAGAATCAATCAGtatcaaattaatcttatttaataaaataaaaacaaaatattataataatgtaaattataaaattgaaattgaaaataaaatgattattacTATCACGTCTCATAATTCAtatttaccatatatatacatattcatatttaatttaatcattcatttGAAAGAGACAGGGATTTTATTGAGTGAAAGCAAGAAACTGAGTGTGAATGAACATGGATTCTATTCAATGGGGGCTATTATTGATTGAAAATAATCACACATTCAAGTAACCcacaaatagaaataaataaaaataaatttaaaacattaaaaaaaatccactgctctttgttttgtttttattttctttttctttttaatctaatttattaataaaatttaccgATTGAGTTTTAAATCAATTAGCATAgatattattatcaataaaaaatataaatttaagtacgttaaaacataaata carries:
- the LOC107893328 gene encoding cytidine deaminase 1; amino-acid sequence: MDRPRFVIDSAEVEQMAKQSRQTVLHLLPSLVKSAQALARPPISNYHVGAVGVGSSGRIFFGVNLEFPGLPLNHSIHAEQFLITNLSLNAEPCLKFLAVSAAPCGHCRQFLQELRAAADVNILITATEKENENKTINNRNDKDMQFAPLSHFLPHRFGPDDLLEKDVPLLLEPHRNGLSFCSDTRNGEINGDGDNSKYAALEAANASHAPYSGCPSGVALVDVGGKIYKGSYMESAAYNPSLPPVQAALVAYVASGGGGGYERIVTAVLVEKADAVIKQEHTAKLLLQCISPKCEFKVFHCNKNMLKCEYQV